In Neokomagataea tanensis, one genomic interval encodes:
- a CDS encoding O-antigen ligase family protein gives MLRNSDPLRLLGCWLAVILPLTLTHFRAFAEIDFDILAVLFLVYSSRTEEAFSWVRKPWFLTGALWWIWQIICTIKPVLQGEHGGGGALIQSVIAIRFLVAAAALGEWILPDALWRRRMLWVTFGCTVYIAAQIGFQAVFGVNFFGQPRFSDGTLTGPYAHPRAAAPLSRLILPLLMVLCACWDRKKMPQRVLLQGGALLAAAMIMVLAGQRMPFALAMFGLCICALMHKPMRLTAFIGALGVPFLVMLTRLVSPGSFHHLITLTRCQLEHFAASPYGQIYTRVMVMALHHPLMGYGYDGYRHHCNQASSFVEPTWLSKIAATHPTFPVCVQHPHNLYAQALMNSGVPGLVIFSCLIVSILRVVWPGRAGTALQVGLFSAIFIQYWPFTSSSDFLNLPLGGWGFMLLGVALSYKHVPFTQSFPPLQDEPISEGEYGGSHVRRT, from the coding sequence ATGTTAAGAAACTCCGATCCTTTAAGGCTGCTCGGTTGTTGGCTTGCGGTAATATTGCCGCTGACGTTAACGCATTTCCGGGCATTTGCTGAAATCGATTTCGATATTCTGGCTGTTTTGTTTCTGGTTTATTCATCCAGAACAGAAGAAGCCTTTTCTTGGGTAAGAAAACCATGGTTCTTAACGGGAGCTTTGTGGTGGATATGGCAAATTATATGCACTATTAAGCCCGTTTTACAGGGAGAGCATGGTGGCGGAGGGGCTTTAATACAGTCCGTTATTGCCATTCGCTTCCTCGTTGCAGCGGCAGCTTTGGGGGAATGGATACTCCCAGATGCTCTCTGGCGACGGCGTATGTTATGGGTAACTTTTGGTTGTACGGTATACATTGCCGCACAAATTGGTTTCCAAGCTGTTTTCGGTGTGAATTTTTTCGGGCAGCCACGTTTCTCTGATGGTACGCTGACGGGGCCTTATGCTCACCCGCGTGCGGCAGCCCCATTATCGCGCCTTATTTTGCCGCTGCTGATGGTGTTGTGCGCTTGCTGGGACCGAAAAAAAATGCCTCAACGTGTGCTGTTGCAGGGCGGAGCTCTTCTGGCTGCGGCGATGATTATGGTTTTGGCTGGACAGCGCATGCCGTTTGCACTGGCAATGTTCGGTTTGTGCATATGCGCTCTCATGCATAAGCCAATGCGGCTCACGGCATTTATCGGGGCTCTAGGGGTTCCTTTTTTGGTGATGCTGACGCGCTTGGTATCACCCGGAAGTTTTCACCATTTGATTACATTGACGCGCTGCCAGTTGGAGCATTTTGCGGCGTCCCCCTATGGGCAGATATATACGCGGGTCATGGTCATGGCCTTACATCATCCTTTGATGGGGTATGGATATGATGGGTACCGGCATCACTGTAATCAGGCATCATCGTTTGTTGAACCTACTTGGTTAAGCAAAATTGCTGCGACGCATCCGACATTTCCGGTTTGTGTGCAGCATCCACATAATTTGTATGCACAGGCACTAATGAACTCTGGTGTTCCAGGGTTAGTCATTTTCTCGTGTCTGATCGTATCAATACTAAGAGTAGTCTGGCCCGGAAGAGCAGGGACGGCGCTGCAAGTTGGTTTGTTTTCTGCGATTTTCATCCAGTATTGGCCGTTCACATCCAGTTCAGACTTTCTAAATCTTCCGCTTGGTGGATGGGGCTTCATGCTTTTGGGGGTAGCCCTTTCGTATAAGCATGTTCCTTTCACACAGAGCTTTCCCCCTTTGCAGGACGAGCCTATATCTGAGGGAGAATATGGAGGATCTCATGTCCGACGCACATGA